In the Catenovulum adriaticum genome, GGTTAGGTAGCTTAGTCAGCATATCTTGAAGTGATTTAAAGCGTTGTTCCGATAGTTTCTTTTTATATTCTTCAGCTTCGACTTCTAATTCTTTTAAGCGAGATTCCATTTCTGACAAGCTGCCAATTAATAGCTGATGCTCTTGTGATTCCAGTGATTCTTTTTGGTTAAGCGCATCAATAATATCAGCTATGCGTAAGTTGATTTGCTTTTTTAAGCCATCTAAAGTTGTGGCTTTATTTACCTCGTCGGACATTCCCGTTAAGTTATCTTTTAGCTGAGCATTTAACTTTTGTTTTGATTCGTTAATTGACTGAGAGCCAGAGATAGAGGTAGATACTGCCGAATGAACGGAACTTAACGCATCATTTAAGCTAAATAGAAAGCTTTGAGCGGATTGGCGCTCTTCTGTAATACTGCCGACAACTAAGCGAATCACCTCTACACAAGACTCGACTAAACATGCTGCTGAAACATGACTCGATAGGGTGTGTCTTATTTTATCAACTTTATCGGCGTTTTCACCTGAAAACGCAATATGGCTTAAAATATTAATGAGCTCAGCGGAGGCTTTTTGACGAAGTGGCTCAAGTGCTGCTGTGTCATCGGTAGATGCTGGCGTTGCTTCGAGCTCTTTAATTTCTAAAGTTGCAAACTCTTGGTATAAATTAACGAGCTGAGTTAACACGGGGATTAAATGTATATAGCTGTTATCTGGTTGCTCTATTTGTTGAATAACCCCTCGTAAACTTCTTCTAAATTCGTTGGGTAAACCTTTAAATTTTTGCAGGGTTTTAGCTGCACCTAATAGCGCAACTTGAGCTTGTTGTAGTTGTTGTGCGTTTTTATTGCTTTGCTGGTTGAGTAGCTTGCTCAATTCAGTGATGAGAGGTTCTAGTTTGCTAATGTTGGTATTTTTATTTAAATGTGTTCGAAGTTTGCCTAAACGATTATCTAATTCAACATCTAATCCTTTGCAGGTATTCGTTAACTTACCTATAAATGCAGTTAGGCTTGTGAATTGTTTTTCGTAACTTCGCTCAAGGCTCTGGCGAGCTTGAATGGAAGATAATAGTTTCTTTTTTAATAATTCTATTTTTTCGTCAGACACAGAGTTTTCCTGGCAAATTCGATAATATAGCTTATGTATACATTTTTGGCAGCTTTACAAAATTAGTTAAATAGCAACTTATTGATTAATCTCAACCTATTGCAAATAGTGTAGCTTAGATTTTGCAATGAGGTTAAGTTAATTTTTAACTGTTATTGCCTAGCTAGCCGATACCATTTAGTTTGTGCTATTAATTGAGTATGGCT is a window encoding:
- a CDS encoding GGDEF domain-containing protein; the encoded protein is MSDEKIELLKKKLLSSIQARQSLERSYEKQFTSLTAFIGKLTNTCKGLDVELDNRLGKLRTHLNKNTNISKLEPLITELSKLLNQQSNKNAQQLQQAQVALLGAAKTLQKFKGLPNEFRRSLRGVIQQIEQPDNSYIHLIPVLTQLVNLYQEFATLEIKELEATPASTDDTAALEPLRQKASAELINILSHIAFSGENADKVDKIRHTLSSHVSAACLVESCVEVIRLVVGSITEERQSAQSFLFSLNDALSSVHSAVSTSISGSQSINESKQKLNAQLKDNLTGMSDEVNKATTLDGLKKQINLRIADIIDALNQKESLESQEHQLLIGSLSEMESRLKELEVEAEEYKKKLSEQRFKSLQDMLTKLPNRASLDERMELEYRRWMRYSHDLCVVVADIDHFKKINDKFGHSVGDRVLQIVAATLQKGLRETDYIARYGGEEFVLIFPESKLKEIDIKLNHLREAVNKIPFKFKNADLKVTISMGATQFKAIDQPQSAFDRADQALYKAKASGRNKVILTR